The genomic segment ATACGCTTAGTTTGATTTGTGATGTTAGTTTTGCGTATTATATTGCGCGTTCTCTTGCTGATGAGCAAGTTATTGAGATCTCTTTTTGTGATTTCCCTGGTGCGGTGTGTCGTGGTAGCCTCTCTTCACGGTACAGCCAGGGATGGCGATGACCGTGAAGGAAAAGCGGGTTTGGTGCGAGCCAGACCGCTTTTTTTATGCCCGCATCTGGCTGAATTCCGCCCATTCGACGGGAATCCCGACCCGAAAAATTCCCTCTTCCCGATAATTCGGCGGGAATGACCCTCTAAAACAGCCCCAAACAATCAAATCGTGGGCCTCTAGGGAGCCCTAAGCGCGTGTTTTCCGAATGGGGGTCGCCGGGACGGCTTCTGGGTCTAAAAACGCTTACAGGCATCTCCCTGGGGCGTTAATCGTGCCTCTTCTCCCCTTCTCATTGCCCTCTTGAATCCTGTGGGCAGCTGGATGGTGGCCTATTGACTCGCTTTTCGGGTCGCGATTCCCGTTTGCTGGCTGTGGCATTGGCCTTGGTGAGTGTTTTTCTATCCGGAGCCAACGGACCCGCGCTCCTTGGCGCTGGGGTGCGTTTGGCGGCCTTTTGAGCTCGCCTAGGGCGTCTCTAAGAGTCTTTTATATCTATAATTAGAGTCTATATGAAAATTCGTGAAGTAGTTCATGGGCTTACTTGATACTTTTCGGGTCGGGTTTCCCAACTTTTCGGGTCGCGTTTCCCGCTTTTCGGGTCGGATTTCCCGGTATTTCGGGTCAGGTTTCCCGATGCCTTCAAGTTATCCACAAACCCTCGAAAACTGTCCCCAGGCCCGGCTTTTCGGGCCGGGTTTCCATGCTTCGGGATCACCAAACCGCTGATTTTTCGGGTCGGCTCTCCGGTCCACATTGAATAATTACAATTACTTACGGAGCTTCGGGGGCGCCCGCAGGGGTAAGAAGCCCCAATTCCATCTGGCGCGGCAAGGCGTGAATGTAGTGATAGCGGTGGCGTTTATTGCGACCGCTGCCCAAAACCTCGTTACGCCAGCTGGCAAGGCCCCCTGCCCTGACCATGTCGTCGAACGACTGCCGGCAAACTTTGCGGAATTCGCCGCGGCGCTTGCTGTCCATAGTGGCGATGTCGCCTCCGATAAGCTGGGCAAGGCGCTCTTCGTCGATGTAGGAGAAATTCGGCTGGCTATCGATGAAAGGCCAGAAGCTTTTCGCAAAATCGGATTTCAGCTTGAACTGGACGTCGGCATTGATGCTGACCAAGTGGGATTTCTCGATGGCATCGAGCACGGCCGAGCCGAACTCGATCGTCACCTTGCTGTCTAGCTGAAGGCCTTCCCAGCTGATGGTCTTCAGCAATGGAGAACTGCTACCGGCCTTGTCGCGGTTTGCCAGCATGTTCCGATTCCGGGCCTTTTTTTGGTCGGCGTCGATCTGAGCCAGGCTCCGCCCCTCGTGGAGAAGGATTACGACTTGCTGGATCTCTGCCAAAACCCCGGACAGGGTCATCAGATTATTGACGTGTTGGGTTTTGCCCATCTTGATCAGCAGCTCGCGCCAGGTGGTCACGGACTGGTAGTGCTGAATAAACGGCAGGATGAAAGTCCCTGGCCGGTATTCAGGATTGGGGAAGCTGATGCGCTGCCTGGGCAGGCGGAAGGTCGCGACCAGGGCGTCTCTGTGCTGGCTTCCGAGCTCCCTGCCCCGGACTTCCACGACTGAATAGCCCGGGACCTCATAGACGCGCGTGAAGTTGCTGTCGGTAATCAGATCGGCCTTGCGTGGCGCAAAGGCCGAGGTCCGGGTCAATCGGTCCGGCATCGTCGCCGGGTTCACGCGCCCTCTGATGTTCTGGCGCGTCCGCTTCATACGCTCGTAGCGTTTCCGCTCTTCGGGCGTCAGGTTTAGCGGTGGAATCGACGTGGCCATTTCGTGAATACGGTAACGCACAAATGGGAATTGCGCCACGAAAAACGGGAAATCAGACCCGAAAAATGGGAATTCCGCCACGAAAATGCCTGCCAATGAGGCAGAATTGTCGATACCTAGTGTGATAACACTATAGTGTTATGGGCTAGTTTGCCTTGGCAGAAAGCTCTTTAATGCTCTTCCGCCCGTACTTTTTCAGCACAAGATCAATGGCTTCAAGGTAGATGTCGTGCGCCTTGACGTCATAGTCCACAGCCACAAACTTGATTTCCTTGGCCACGGCCTTTGGCAAATAGAGGCCGACTCGGTCGGTATCACCATCCATGGCAGGCGCCTTGGCCGCAACTTTTCGAGCGGGCTTAGATCGGGAGAGCTGGGAGACGCTTGCGGCGGGCGCCGGCGCGGCGGCGGTAACTGCGGCAGGCTGGGGTGCCGCGGCAACTGCCGCTTCCCCCTGCTCTTCTGCGGCTGGGGCTTCGGCCGGTTCTTCGACGGCGGCCATCAAACTGGCCAGGCTGGGTTTAGGGAGCTTGCTCATGCGGCTTCGACCTGTTGGGTTTCGGGTTTCGTGCGGTTGTCGATCCAGGTCCACAATTCGCGGATCTCGGTCGAGGCCTTACCGTCCGGGTTCTGTTCAATGACCCCCATGCCGTGGGCCATGGCGTCGATGTAGTCGTGGCGGGTCACGATAGCCGGCTCTGCACAATGGCCCATGGCGGAAAGCGCCCTCCCCGCGTCTGTGATGCGGATGTTGCGCCCAGGGGGACAGTGATTGAGCACAAAGGCAAAAGGCCGCTCCAGGCGCAGAATGCTCTGGACCGTGGCGGATGAAGCCTCCAGATCAACGATGCTCGGGCGAACGGGCACGAGGCACAGGTCTGAGGCCGAAATAGCGGCAGCTGTTGCCGGCGTATCGCGGCCGGCCGTGTCGATCACGACCAGGTCAATGCCGGCCTGCTGCAAGGCGGTGAGGGCCGTTTTGATGCGGCCTGGCTCGACTGTATCGACATCGACCCCCTCGTCGGCCCACTTGGCGCGGCGCTTTTTCCAGGCCTTCAGGCTTCCTTGGGGATCTAAATCAAGGACATAGACCATAAGGCCGGCATCCTCGGCAGCGATCGCGATATTGGCGGTCAACGTGCTCTTGCCCGTGCCGCCTTTCTGGGTGACGAATGTGATGGTGCGCATGATTCGCACTATAACACTGTAGTGTTAAAGAGCAATGACACTAGAACACTATGGTGTGATGGTGTTGCAGTGTGGCAACACTTTAGTGTTGTAGTGTGATAACGCCTTAACACCATAGCTCTATCGCACTATCACGCTATAGCGTTATCACGGTAAAACACTCTCACACTGTAGAGTCATGACACTGTGCCGCGGGCCGGCCACATTGACTCCCTAACACTGTCACACCATATCGTTATCACACTACGGTGTTACAGAGCGAAATCACTATGGTGTGATAGCACTATCACACTATTGGCAGAATATTCAGCTTTCCTCAAGAATAGCTCTGCTATAGAAGAATGCGTTAACCAGTGGCGGCAACTCAAGGAGGAGCGGCCGGCACATTGGACTAAACAACAAGAAGCTTGACCAATTACACGAGCCAGACACAGCAACGGCCCTCTAGGCTAGGCAAGGGTCCGAGAACGGCTGAAGAGATCCACAATCGCTTTCGGGCGAAAAAAATCACTCGTATCGTAGGGCAGGGTGGTCGGATCCGAAATTTCGTACAAGCCCATAATGACCTGATCCACGATCACCAGGCACTCCTTGTCGATTACGAAAAAATCTCTGAGGAATTCGCCGTTCTAAAAATCCAGGTGAACGAGATGATGGAATTCATTTCTGTCATCATCTCTGGACAAGGCGACAATTCTGTCCCCTTATCTCAATTGGAAAACTCAACGAAGAGAGGCCAACCTGGCTCTCCTTCGAGATTCCAGGCTTTGACTTCTCCCGCCCAGGAGAACGACATGACGAAGTCTGAAGCACGAGACACTGCAAAACCTTCCCCAGACGCTGTGGCCTTCCCCACAGGCATAACCCTAAGCAAAGAACGCGCTATCGCCAGCCTCAAAGGGCTGACGCGTGAGAAGCTCGATGCCCTCGTTAATGCGGGGCGCAAACGATACGATGAGCGTTGGAAGATAGACAGTAACGCAGAGACTGAGTATCAATTCTCGCGGAAGTAGTAATTAGGGGCCCAATCGGGCCCCTAACTCTATTCGGGCGAGATTGGGCAGATGATAGCAAGCACTGTCATTGGATATCACGGGACAACAACCGAACGGGTTGCCGGCATCAACACAGGTTTCCAGGCAGGGAAGCGCGCGGCATCCTGGCTCGGGGAAGGCATCTACTTTTTTTACAACGCGCCGCTTCACGCCGAAAACTGGTCAAAGACCGTGGCCAAACGTAAGACCAGGACCGGGAAGCCGGTTGTCATCACGGCCAACATCACGCTTGGCAACACGCTCAATCTTCTCGACAGCGAACATTGGGATCGCATGCGCGCTATTGCCAACATTCTCGATCCTAATAGATTGAAGCAACTCAGCCCGAAAGCACTCTACCTCAAGCGAACGCCAAAAAACCTGGGGGAGAATGTCGGCGACCACTATCTCATGGAAGCCTATATCAATTGGCTAGAGGACGAGACTAAAACAGAAATCGACACGGTCATTGCCGCCTTCATCGAGGGCAAACCTATCCATCCGGATTCGTGGCTGTTCGACCAATCGCATGTCGCAATATCTGTGAGGACCCCCGGTCGCATTGAAATCCAAGGTCAGCAAATCTTCGATTAGTGCAGGGAGAACCCTCCGGCTAATCGATGCGAGGCTGTTGCTTGATGAGCAGCGTCAAGCTCAAGGCCCAGCCAATCTCGGCCGCACTCTTTGGCGGCAACCAGGGATGAGCCAGAGCCACAGAAGGGATCGAGCACCAAACCTCCTGCCGCACTGAACGCGTTTATAAGCGGTTTCAGAGAATCGACGGGCTTCTGCGTCGGATGAAGCTTATTACCAGTGTAGGACCAGCCCAGCACATCGGGGAGTGGATCTGCGGGCAGGGCAGGGCGCCCCTTTGTCAAAAGGTAGGCGCACTCATGGCGAGCCCCGAGATAGCGAGCACTCGAAGAGTAGGGCTTCGCGAAGACCAGGTGACCCGCGAGGCGAAAGCCGGCTGCCTTCCACGCCGTGGTGAAAGCATCGGCCGCAGTCCAGCCATAGAAGCTGACGCAGAATGAATTGTGTTTCAGCACGCGGTAGGCCTGCTCAAAGGCCGGCGCCAGCCAGTCCGAGTTGTCGTCATTGGCAACGGTTCTACCGTGACGGTCGCGGTAGTGGCACACGTAGGGCGGGTCAGTAAGGATGAAATCGACCGTATTGTCCGGGAGATCCTTCATTAGTTGGATGCAGTCGCCTTGGAGGACTGTGTTGCGGAGGAGGGCCGATACGGCTGGGATTGCTCCCAGCCGTTGGCGTTTGGCAAAGCGGCTCATCGGCCGGAGCTTTGCTTGGTAGTGCCATCTTGCTCTTTGCGCTTGCGGATAACCAGGCGGCCATTGACGGGTAGGGCCTTAAGCGTGAGGTTGAAGCCCTGGCCGTCTTCGTGAGACCACATGGCGCCGATTTCGGTCCAGAGGGCTTTCTCGCCTTCGCCTTCCACGATGTAGGCGATGTGGGTGGGTCGGCTTTTCGGTTGGGTTGTCATCGTCGGATCTTTCGCTTGATTCTCCAGCTGCGCCTTTCGCGGCTGGTGGGTGTCACAGGCGACAGACTCCTAAAACCGGGAGGCAAGGTGGGTCCGGCCGAGGGCTCCTTCAGGGAAACGGTTGGATGCCTTGCGTCGCGGTGAGACTGGCGCACACCCGCCGCCTTGCCCGCGATGGTGTAGATGGAAAGCGAAACGGCCTAACGACGACGCCGGCCAAATTAGCCACCCCCAGATCCTTTCATGTGAGAAGGGCAGGTGACCGCATTCATGGACTTCAGGCGCCTATGAGCCACCGAAGAACCAGGGACCAGATTATGCCAGGCCCATAGGCAAGGCCTGCGAAAACGCAAATGCCAAAGATAAGTGAGTGGCACAGGGAAAGCACCATGGCCGGCTTCATGCCTCTGCCTCTGCCTTCGGTGCGCCAGATGCCGTGCCGTAAGATCAGCACATCGTCCTTTCCCAGCTCCATCGGGCGCGATGATTTTTTTGTCGTCATGGGCACCCGTGATCCTTGATCTTTTCTCAATGACACACTTCGTTGCGGCATGGACCGTGTACGCGCGTCCAAATCCTTCGCAGCGTAGCGTCGGCGCCTAGGCGTTAAATGCGATAGGTCCTTCATGGTCTCCCGCTCGAATATGTCAGGTCACGCCCGCAAAACGAATGCGGACGCGCGTCCATATTTTGGCGATCAGGGTAGGGGGCTTGGTTCGCCGTTAAGTGCGAAAACACGGCCTTAAAAAATCACGCTTGACTGATTTCCTAGAATGAGAACATAGATAGAACGGCTGTCCTAGACGGCCGCCAATCCCCATCCCGAATTCAACTCATTTTATGAGGCCGCACAGTCATGCGACCGCTGGAAACTATTAGGGTCATGTATCTCGATTTCGACGGGTTCTTCGCGTCCGTCGAGCAAGAGGCGGACCCGAAGCTCCGCGGCAAGCCCATAGGGGTGGTGCCTTTCCTCGGCGTGAGAAGCACGGCCGTCATCGCGTGCTCTCGGGAAGCGAAGGCCAGGGGCGTTCAAAACGTGATGAGGATTCCCGATGCCTTGGCGATTTGCCCGGATCTTGTTCTGGTTCCTCAAAAGCCGGATCTTTACCGTCGCGCGCATAACACGCTGCTGGCCGAAATCGATTCCATCCTCCCGATCGACACGGTGAAAAGCGTCGATGAACTGTGTTGCCGGCTGGACGAGCGCGCAATCGCCAACCCCCGTGAGCTTGCACGCGAAATCAAAGCCAACCTGGCTGACAGTGTTGGCCCCTTCATCACATGCTCCATTGGTTTTGCGGCAAACCGTCAGCTGGCGAAAATTGCCTGCAAGCAGGACAAGCCCAATGGCGTCACGGTCTGGCATCCGGCCTCTATGCCGGCGCCACTCTTTAAGGTTCCGCTCGATGATATTCCGGGCGTGGGCACGGCTATGAGGCGGCGGCTTGCCATGGTCGGCATCGCTGATACGGAACGCCTCTATGCCATGCAGCCCAAACACATGCGCAAGGTCTGGCGGAGTGTTGTGGGTGAAACGCTCTGGTATGCCCTTCACGGCTACGACGTGCAGGCGCCCGAAACGGAGCGCGGCATGTTCGGCCACGGCCGAGTGTTGCCGCCTGAAGCGCTGCGTTTCGACCAGGCCTATGAAATTGCGCGCATGCTCTTGGTCAAAGCTGCGCGCCGGCTGCGTCGCGAGAGCTACTATTGCTCGGGCCTTTGGGTCTGGATGGATGTGACGGATGGCCAATGGTCGCGGAATCGGTCAATGCCCATGGTGCGTGATGATCACGCGATCATGGGGGCGCTCCGCGCCCTATGGGAAGAGGCTAGGGCGACTTTGCCGCCCAGGCTGTTGGTGTATCGCGTAGGCGTGACATTGACGGACATCACGCCGGCGAGCGCGCGCCAGATGGATATGCTGCTCGATGATGAGGAGGAGCGCCGCAAATGGGAGGCGATCACCTCAAGCATGGACACCATCAATTATCGCTACGCGAAAACAGTGGTGAGCCTCGGGCCTTGGAATCCACCTGGTGCCGGCGATCACGTCGGCGGCAAGATCAGCTTCACACGCATTCCATCCG from the Aestuariivirga litoralis genome contains:
- a CDS encoding DNA methyltransferase, whose amino-acid sequence is MSRFAKRQRLGAIPAVSALLRNTVLQGDCIQLMKDLPDNTVDFILTDPPYVCHYRDRHGRTVANDDNSDWLAPAFEQAYRVLKHNSFCVSFYGWTAADAFTTAWKAAGFRLAGHLVFAKPYSSSARYLGARHECAYLLTKGRPALPADPLPDVLGWSYTGNKLHPTQKPVDSLKPLINAFSAAGGLVLDPFCGSGSSLVAAKECGRDWLGLELDAAHQATASHRLAGGFSLH
- a CDS encoding Y-family DNA polymerase, whose product is MYLDFDGFFASVEQEADPKLRGKPIGVVPFLGVRSTAVIACSREAKARGVQNVMRIPDALAICPDLVLVPQKPDLYRRAHNTLLAEIDSILPIDTVKSVDELCCRLDERAIANPRELAREIKANLADSVGPFITCSIGFAANRQLAKIACKQDKPNGVTVWHPASMPAPLFKVPLDDIPGVGTAMRRRLAMVGIADTERLYAMQPKHMRKVWRSVVGETLWYALHGYDVQAPETERGMFGHGRVLPPEALRFDQAYEIARMLLVKAARRLRRESYYCSGLWVWMDVTDGQWSRNRSMPMVRDDHAIMGALRALWEEARATLPPRLLVYRVGVTLTDITPASARQMDMLLDDEEERRKWEAITSSMDTINYRYAKTVVSLGPWNPPGAGDHVGGKISFTRIPSAEDFI
- a CDS encoding ParA family protein — its product is MRTITFVTQKGGTGKSTLTANIAIAAEDAGLMVYVLDLDPQGSLKAWKKRRAKWADEGVDVDTVEPGRIKTALTALQQAGIDLVVIDTAGRDTPATAAAISASDLCLVPVRPSIVDLEASSATVQSILRLERPFAFVLNHCPPGRNIRITDAGRALSAMGHCAEPAIVTRHDYIDAMAHGMGVIEQNPDGKASTEIRELWTWIDNRTKPETQQVEAA